From the Neobacillus sp. PS3-34 genome, the window AAAGGGTCTAGGTCATGCAGTTTGGTGTGCACGTAATTTTATTGGCGATGAGCCTTTCGCTAATTAGGTGATGATATCGTTCAAAGTGAAACTCCTTGTTTAAGGCAACTGATAAATATATATGAAGAAACTCACTCATCAGTAATAGGGGTTCAAACTGTTCCGGATGAAGAAACCAATCGTTATGGTATTATTGATCCTTCTAAACAAGATGGCAGACGGTATCAAGTAAACAACTTTGTGGAAAAACCAAAATTAGGCACTGCACCTTCCAGTCTTGCCATCATGGGTCGTTATATACTTACACCTGAAATTTTTATGTTCCTAGAGCAACAGGAAACTGGTGCAGGTGGAGAGATTCAACTAACCGATGCAATACAGAAATTGAATCAGATTCAACGGGTGTTTGCGTATGATTTTGAGGGCAAACGATATGATGTTGGGGAGAAAATTGGGTTTGTGAAGACAACGGTTGAGTTTGCTTTACAAGATAAGGATTTGAGGTCAGACTTACTAGCATATCTTGACGAAGTTATGGAGCAAGTGAAAGTTTTAAATAACATGAAAACTTAAATGATTTAACAAGGCTTATTATTTGAATCAAAAGAGTTCAGGATAAGTGTTTACTTAATAATAAAATAACCATAAAAATAGTGGAGGTTCAAAATGAATCTAGGTATAAGTGGTAAGAATGTACTTGTAGTTGGAGCAAGCAAAGGAATTGGCAAAAGTATTGCTATTGGATTTGCAGAGGAGGGAGCGAGGGTTACCACGATAGCCCGTAGTGAAGAATTATTGATTGAATTAGAAGCTGAAATGAAACAGGCTGTGGATATAGACCATGCATACTATGTTTCAGATATTATGGAAAGTGATGCTAATCAGTTGGCAAGAAGATTAATAGAAGATAGAGGTATTTTTGATATAGTGGTTCATAATGTAGGAGGATCACTGGTAAGCAGGAACGCGCTAGGAACTTTAGATGAATGGAAACACGCATGGAAATTCAATGCTGGTGTTGCCATAGATATGAATAATGTATTGATTCAGCCAATGATAAATAAAGGATGGGGTAGGGTAATACATATTTCATCAATATCAGCTGAAATGTTACGCGGAAACCCGTTGTATGCTTCAGCAAAAGCATTTCTAAATGCTTATGTTACAACTGTAGGTCGCACAATTGCTCCAACAGGTGTTGTTATGTCTGCTGTAATGCCTGGAGCGGTCGCTTTTCCAGGGAGTTATTGGGATAAATTCACTGTTGAAGATCCAGCTCGTTGTGAGGATTTTTTAAGCCATCATCAGGCTGCGAACCGATTTGGAACTACTAAAGAGATAGCTGATGTGGTCCTTTTTATGGCAAGTGAGCAAGCTTCTTTTATGCAAGCTGCACTTGTACCAGTTGACGGGGCAAATATGTAGAGGTGAATTCATTGAAGAGAGTATTTGATATAATTTTTAGTTTAGTAGGTTTAATAACTTTATCACCATTATTTATTATCATAGCAGTCATTGTTGCTACAACTTCGCCTGGAGGAGTTTTCTTTAGAGGTGTTAGAGTAGGGCAACATGGTAATCCCTTTAGGATATATAAGTTTCGTTCTATGATTAAAGATGCTGAAGGTAAAGGAAAGTGGAATGTTGGAGACAATGATGATCGCATAACCCCAATTGGCCAGCATCTTAAGAAATACAAAAGTTGATGAACTGCCACAACTTATTAATGTATTAATTGGAGACATGTCATTTGTTGGCCCACGCCCTGAACTTCAGCATTATGTTAATATGTATACAGAACAAGAGAAAAGAATTCTTGATTTGAAACCTGGTATTACAGACTGGGCATCGATTACTAATTTTGATCAATTTGAAATATTCACAAAGGCAAAGGACCCTGATGAAGCTTATTTGAAGTATATAAGACCATTGAAGCTTCAACTGCAACTATATTATAGAAATAATAATTCTTTTTTTAGTGATATAAAGATTATTCTATGGACAGTTTATAAAGTTATTTCACATTCGGAAAAATTACCTATGGAGATAGCACAAATTGCTACCTCTTTGGAAGATAGAAGGTAGAGAGGGAGTGTAGTTTTGATAAGCGAACAATTAGCCTGGAAAATTAGGCGTCACGGGGTAGAAATGACTCATATTTCAAAAGGTTCCCATATAGGATCTATTTTATCTGTAGCAGATATTATTGCTGTACTTTATAACGATATTGCGAGTGTTAATCCAAAAAACCCGAAAATGCAAGACAGAGACAGAATTATTTTAAGCAAGGGCCATGCTGGTGCGGCAATATATGCTGCGCTTGCGGAAAAGGGCTTTTTTGGTACAGAAGAATTAAAAACTCACTATGCCGATGGGAGTAGACTTTCTGGCCACGTCTCTCATAAAGGTGTTCCTGGTGTTGAATTCTCTACTGGTTCTCTTGGTCATGGACTATCGGTGGCTGCAGGTATGGCTTACGGTGCAAAAAAAGATAAGAAAAAACATAATGTATTTGCTATATTAGGGGATGGAGAATGCGATGAAGGTTCAGTTTGGGAAGCAGCTTTAATGGCAAACCACTATAAACTAAATAACTTAGTTGCAATCATAGATCACAATAAAATGCAAAGTCTTGACTTTTGTGAAAATACAATGACACTTGCACCGTTTGCAGATAAATGGAAGGCTTTTGGTTGGAATGTAATTGATATTGACGGCCATAATCATGATAGTTTAAGAAATGCCTATAAAGAGGCAATTTCTTCAGATAACAAGCCGACCGTCATTATTGCAAATACTATAAAGGGAAAAGGAATATCTTTTATGGAGTACAATATACTTTGGCATTATAGATTCCCTCATGAAGGCGAAGAATACGATTCGGCTATTGCTGAATTAAAAGAGCAGATGCCAAAAGGTACTGTGGATATTTATGATTTGGAGGAACAAAAAGTATGAGGGATACATTTGTTAACACCTTAATAGATATTGCAAAAAAAGATAAGAATGTACACCTTATTACTGGTGATTTGGGATTTGGTGTCTTAAAACCATTTTGGGAACAGTTACCCGATCAATTTACGAACGCGGGAATTGCAGAACAAAATATGACAAGTTTTGCTGCTGGTTTAGCACTTGAAGGAAAAACCGTATTTACTTACTCAATTGGAAATTTCCCTACTTTGCGTGCTATAGAGCAAATTAGAAATGATTGTGCTTATCATAATGCTAATGTAAAGATTATTTGTGTAGGTGGAGGATTCGTATATGGATCTCTTGGAATGAGCCATCATGCGACTGAGGATTTAGCAATAATGAGGGCACTACCTGATGTTAAAGTATTAGCGCCAGGGGATTTAGTAGAAGCAGAATTTGCAACACGAGCAATTTATGAGAATAAAGGAACTTGCTATTTAAGATTAGGTAGAGGTGGAGAAAAGCGTATTCATGATAAGTTGGATTATTTTCAAATCGGAAAGGCCATTAAGATAAAAGGCGGGGAGAAAGTAGCAATTTTTTCAACTGGTGCTATTTTTGATGAAGCAATTAAAGCAAGTGAAATTTTAAATAAGGAAGGGATAAAACCTGCTTTATATACATTTCCAACTGTTAAGCCAATTGATAGAGAAACTATAGAAGAATGCGCTGACAACTTTGAGTTGATTGTTACCATTGAAGAACATAACATTATCGGTGGATTTGGAAGTGCAGTAGCAGAAGTAATGGCTGAAAGGGCGCCGGTAGCACAATTGCTTAAAATAGGTCTTAATGACACATATTCATCTATTGTAGGATCACAACAATATCTAAGAGATTTTTATGGCATGTCTGCTGACAAAATAGTGAAAACAACTCTTGGTAAATTAAATAATTTAAAAAACAGCTCTAGATTTACTAATAGGAAACGGAGTCAGTAATGAGAATATTAATTGTTTCGCATCACTCTGGTTCTTTGATTAACTTTAGAGGAGATTTGTTAAGGAAAATCATTTCATTAGGACACGAGGTTATTGCAATTGCTCCGGATTCTAAAGTAAAACCAGAATTAGATAAAATGAATATAAAGTTAGAAATAGCAGAAATTGATAAACAGGGTTTAGGAATCTTACAAAATGTTAGATATTTAATGAGAATTATTAGCGTTATCAAAAAATACAAGATTGATTTAGTCTTTGGCTACACAGTAAAACCTATTGTGTTTGGATCGTTAGCATCACTTTTAACAAGAACAAAAAACTTTTATGCTATGGTTGAGGGGCTAGGTGGAGTATTTACCGAACCGTTTACTAATAAAAAACTTTTATTACAATTCATTATTAAAAGGCTATATGCTTTAAGTTTTAAAGTTAGTAAAAAAGTATTTTTATTGAATCAAGATGATTTGAAAGATCTTACAAAGATGAATTTGTTAGAAGAAAGAAAAGCTGTTGTAATTCCTGGGATAGGTGTTGATCTTGAGAAGTATAAAAGGGCTACGCTTCCGAAGAAACCTATATTCTTAATTATAGCAAGATTAGTTTATTCTAAAGGAGTAATTGATTATTGCGAGGCGGCAAAAATCATAAAAAAAACCTATCCAGATGTGCAGTTTAATATATTGGGAGGCTTTGATAATAAAGAAGATACTATTCCTAAAAAAATATTCCAAGCTTATGTTGATCAAAAAACAGTTTGTTATTTAGGAGAGGCAAGTGACGTAAGACCACATATAGAAAATTCATCAGTATTCGTTTTACCTTCATATTATAGAGAAGGATTGCCTCGGTCAATAGTCGAATCAATGGCTATGGGGAGGCCTATAATTACAACGGACAATGTTGGATGTAGAGATACTGTTATTAATGGTGAAAATGGTTATTTAGTACCTACCCATAACCCAAATCTTTTGGCAGAAAAAATGGAATTATTAATCAAAGATAGTGAATTAAGAGAGAATATGGGTAGTAAAAGCTGGGAAATATGTAAACAGAAATATGATGGTAATATGATAAATAATATATTAGTTAATGAAATGGAACTTTTAAAAAACCAAGAAAATTGTAAGAAATAAAACCGCTAAGATTACCTTTTGATTGAAAGAACTAGTTAGAGGAAGAGTTATTTGTATTTATAATCAAATCGAAATCTTGAATGAATAACTTTAATTAATTCAACATAATTATGGAGATATATTATGAAAATTGCCTATGTTGTAGCTGAAGGTTTAGATAAAGAACATGGTGTTTCTAAAAAAGTACTTAATCAAATAAAATATTGGGTTAATAGTGGCCATAGTGTAAAATTATTCAACTATTCAAATAAAGGTATAAACCCAATGTTTGAGGAGATAGAGTTTGAAATAATTAAATATCGAAGTCGCATTCAATTTGTATTAAATACTTCTGGTATAGTCCCAATAAACAA encodes:
- a CDS encoding SDR family oxidoreductase; translation: MNLGISGKNVLVVGASKGIGKSIAIGFAEEGARVTTIARSEELLIELEAEMKQAVDIDHAYYVSDIMESDANQLARRLIEDRGIFDIVVHNVGGSLVSRNALGTLDEWKHAWKFNAGVAIDMNNVLIQPMINKGWGRVIHISSISAEMLRGNPLYASAKAFLNAYVTTVGRTIAPTGVVMSAVMPGAVAFPGSYWDKFTVEDPARCEDFLSHHQAANRFGTTKEIADVVLFMASEQASFMQAALVPVDGANM
- a CDS encoding sugar transferase, which produces MKRVFDIIFSLVGLITLSPLFIIIAVIVATTSPGGVFFRGVRVGQHGNPFRIYKFRSMIKDAEGKGKWNVGDNDDRITPIGQHLKKYKS
- a CDS encoding sugar transferase; amino-acid sequence: MASILRNTKVDELPQLINVLIGDMSFVGPRPELQHYVNMYTEQEKRILDLKPGITDWASITNFDQFEIFTKAKDPDEAYLKYIRPLKLQLQLYYRNNNSFFSDIKIILWTVYKVISHSEKLPMEIAQIATSLEDRR
- a CDS encoding transketolase, which translates into the protein MISEQLAWKIRRHGVEMTHISKGSHIGSILSVADIIAVLYNDIASVNPKNPKMQDRDRIILSKGHAGAAIYAALAEKGFFGTEELKTHYADGSRLSGHVSHKGVPGVEFSTGSLGHGLSVAAGMAYGAKKDKKKHNVFAILGDGECDEGSVWEAALMANHYKLNNLVAIIDHNKMQSLDFCENTMTLAPFADKWKAFGWNVIDIDGHNHDSLRNAYKEAISSDNKPTVIIANTIKGKGISFMEYNILWHYRFPHEGEEYDSAIAELKEQMPKGTVDIYDLEEQKV
- a CDS encoding transketolase C-terminal domain-containing protein — translated: MRDTFVNTLIDIAKKDKNVHLITGDLGFGVLKPFWEQLPDQFTNAGIAEQNMTSFAAGLALEGKTVFTYSIGNFPTLRAIEQIRNDCAYHNANVKIICVGGGFVYGSLGMSHHATEDLAIMRALPDVKVLAPGDLVEAEFATRAIYENKGTCYLRLGRGGEKRIHDKLDYFQIGKAIKIKGGEKVAIFSTGAIFDEAIKASEILNKEGIKPALYTFPTVKPIDRETIEECADNFELIVTIEEHNIIGGFGSAVAEVMAERAPVAQLLKIGLNDTYSSIVGSQQYLRDFYGMSADKIVKTTLGKLNNLKNSSRFTNRKRSQ
- a CDS encoding glycosyltransferase family 4 protein translates to MRILIVSHHSGSLINFRGDLLRKIISLGHEVIAIAPDSKVKPELDKMNIKLEIAEIDKQGLGILQNVRYLMRIISVIKKYKIDLVFGYTVKPIVFGSLASLLTRTKNFYAMVEGLGGVFTEPFTNKKLLLQFIIKRLYALSFKVSKKVFLLNQDDLKDLTKMNLLEERKAVVIPGIGVDLEKYKRATLPKKPIFLIIARLVYSKGVIDYCEAAKIIKKTYPDVQFNILGGFDNKEDTIPKKIFQAYVDQKTVCYLGEASDVRPHIENSSVFVLPSYYREGLPRSIVESMAMGRPIITTDNVGCRDTVINGENGYLVPTHNPNLLAEKMELLIKDSELRENMGSKSWEICKQKYDGNMINNILVNEMELLKNQENCKK